Below is a genomic region from Phoenix dactylifera cultivar Barhee BC4 unplaced genomic scaffold, palm_55x_up_171113_PBpolish2nd_filt_p 000643F, whole genome shotgun sequence.
CAAAAATATCCTTAGCGGAtaaatatgcaaaaagaaaTGTTCATAGGGATATACATGCAAAGAGCAATTTTGgaggatattcatacaatttcatatatttagaaagataGACACGCAAAAAAAATCGtagatttttgcataaatacccttctaatatttttttatattttaatacatgccctcatatatgcatatataacaataaatataataagctatgttttaataaaataaaatatagtggttgttataaatcaagaagagtAAAGTAAAATAATTCAATGATTAGTGAAAGAACTTTCATAATTCTTTTTATTATCTAATTGTCGAATTAATATTTCTCTTaagcaatatttttataaaaaacatTGTGGAGCAGGAACTAGACAAATCCTAGAATTAAAATaggttgaaattttaaaaaaaataaaattaaattttttttgcatgtaaaccCTCTTAAATCTGTGAAATTCATGAATACCCTCACAAagtattatttgcatatataccgttataaatgtttctttttgtaTATCTAAACATTAAggatatttcagtcatttttaattgtaaactactatttttttttattgtattaGATGGTATGGGCACATATgcaagaaaaaatgaaaatgaagagCATACacataaaacaagtattttataaagttgtgcatgcaaatatcaatttgagaaaaatattcatacaaattttaatatttagaaggatatgtacgcaaaaatttttatttatttctatttatatACATTGGCTTGTGTGTTTAaacctaattttttttgaaatttaatttTAACTGATATGGTGGTTAGCATCGTTACCGTGGTCATTATAGTATGATTCGTAAgtttaatttaataatatttttatatatcagtAATTCAATCTTAattcttaatttttaatttattttttaaaattatcttaATTCTCTCGCATAGcggtaggggtgcaaatgggtcgggtcgggtcgggtcctaggtgaccccgatccgacctggttttttgttcgggtcccaattttggacccggacccgacccggttgaagatcgggttgggtcgggtcgggtccgagtcgggtttgggtcgggtccgggtctgaTTCGGGTTGGGTCCGGGTccgatcgggtccaatttttttgtgtttttgggaaaaaatttggataaatctaatttggtcatatcataattatgaggtgctgggtgacccatgacttgaaagactttgcaattgagctccagtcagaacaaatgACCCATGacacactatttttttatctatatgactgattggacggaactcggtgtctcccagctcccctctcacgaggacaaaaaaaatcccagaccttcttccaaaatccaattccattacagaaaactggcacatgacccatattcagttgcactgttccctcactttctcccttcaaaagttaaaagaaacaaaaaccaaaaaacagaaggaaaaaaaaaagcagctaccgagacaccagaggtctcaacagtgtaatagatcgagagagaatcctgacgggccgacgttcctttggattctgtgaacctatgcttgttgctaacttgctatccttccacactgaccaacagtaccacaacccacgccaaaaaaaaaaagaaaaagaaaaagaaaagactttcttttgcttctcctctctctctcttcgggtccattcgggtcgggtcgggtctgtttggtaaacccagacccgacctaGAAAAtaattcgggtccaattttaggacccgacccggacccgcgggtcctaaaattcggatcgggtcgggtctatgcgggtcgggtcgggtcgggtcacgagCCTCgtgatccgacccatttgcagccttatatAGTGgtcgatccgacccatttgcagccttgatAGTGgtcgatccgacccatttgcagcagcGGCTGGAGGATTTTAGTAGTATTTTTGTGGAGTGAGAGGCTGCGGCCTTGGTCAATGTAAAACTAAAACCGGAAGCGCCGTCCAAGCCCCAACCCCATCGATCTACCGAGAGCCCCCAAAAGGTCTCAGAGATGGATCCCCAaaaccccctcctcctcctccttctgctCGCCTTCCCCGTCCTCatctccctctcctccgccACCTCCCCTTCCGCCGACGATCTGGTGGCGGAGCTGGAGGCCCTCCGGGCCCAGTCCCCTTCCGGCGTCATCCACCTCGACGACCGATCCGTCGCCCGCTTCCTCACCTCCGCCCCCGTCCCCCGCCCCTACTCCCTCATCCTATTCTTCGACGCCTCCCAGCTCCGCTCCAAGCCCGACCTCCACCTCCCCCACCTCCGCTCCGAGTTCAGCctcgtctcctcctccttcgccgCCCACCACGCCTCTTCCCCCGCCACCTCCCTTCGCGTCTTCTTCTGCGACATCGAGTTCCAAGAATCCCAGGCCTCCTTTTCCCTCTTTGGCGTCACCTCCCTCCCTCACGTCCGCCATGTCGGCCCCCACCACCGCTCCCTCCGCGACTCTGAACCCATGGACCAGTCCGACTTCTCTCGCCTCGCCGAGTCCATGGCCGAGTTCGTCGAGGCCAAGACCCAGATCCCTGTCGGCCCCATCGTCCGCCCTCCCCCGATTTCCGCTCGACAAATCGCCTTCTTGGCCATCGCCCTCCTGATCTCGGCGCCGTTCCTGATCAAGAGGATCCTCGAGGGGAACACGATGCTCCACGACCACCGGTTCTGGATGGGGCTCGCCGTGTTCGTCTACTTCTTCAGCGTCGCCGGCTCGATGCACAACATAATCCGCAAGATGCCGATGTTCTTGCAGGACCGGAACGATCCAGATAAGCTCATTTTCTTCTACCAGGGCTCGGGGATGCAGCTCGGCGCGGAGGGGTTCGCGGTGGGGTTTCTCTACACGATCGTTGGGCTGATTGTGGCGTTCGCGACGCATGTGCTGGTGAGGGTGAGGAACACGACGGCGCAGCGGGGGTTCATGCTGGTGGCGATGCTGGTGGCTGTCTGGGCGGTGAAGAAGGTGATCTATTTGGATAATTGGAAGACTGGGTACAGCGTGCATGCCTTCTGGCCGACCAGCTGGAGGTTTTGAAGATCTGGATGGGGAGTTGTCtcactttctctcttctcttctcctttttagagGTTTGGATTCTCCTTATAGCTCAAGAATACTAAGTTCGTTTTGATTTCGGttcttttcctcttcctttctgatttttcttggaaAATTGCAAGTTTAGAATAGGTCTTCACTAATGTGATTATGAAGTCAATCACAACCTCATATTCTGAGGTTAGTATGAAAAATAATGATTCCATGCATCGTTCGTAGTTAGAATGTGAAAGAGGGAAGCTATCTCATTGCATGATATAGAAGAATTTAACCTGAGTCGCATCTTAGATGATCTATTACTAAAATAGATTAGGCAATGCATACAATAATGAATGCTATGCACAAAAATATATCTCTATCTTGCCAAAACAACATATAGATCATTTTATAGGAGTTGTATTCTTAGCCAGAGTAAAATCTGTATCATTGATACCACtctgatggtggtggtggtcgaCACCCAAGTACTGTGCACAGCAGAAATTGGGCAGGATTTTGTGTTTCAAATAATAATTAAGAAGACAAAGACATGAATATTTGTCGCATATAAATGTGTATACTTTATACTTTTGAGAGATCAAACACTGAAGCTTGTAGCATAGGT
It encodes:
- the LOC103721440 gene encoding probable dolichyl-diphosphooligosaccharide--protein glycosyltransferase subunit 3, which encodes MDPQNPLLLLLLLAFPVLISLSSATSPSADDLVAELEALRAQSPSGVIHLDDRSVARFLTSAPVPRPYSLILFFDASQLRSKPDLHLPHLRSEFSLVSSSFAAHHASSPATSLRVFFCDIEFQESQASFSLFGVTSLPHVRHVGPHHRSLRDSEPMDQSDFSRLAESMAEFVEAKTQIPVGPIVRPPPISARQIAFLAIALLISAPFLIKRILEGNTMLHDHRFWMGLAVFVYFFSVAGSMHNIIRKMPMFLQDRNDPDKLIFFYQGSGMQLGAEGFAVGFLYTIVGLIVAFATHVLVRVRNTTAQRGFMLVAMLVAVWAVKKVIYLDNWKTGYSVHAFWPTSWRF